A single region of the Pseudalkalibacillus berkeleyi genome encodes:
- a CDS encoding nitronate monooxygenase — MKSLSVWSESMNWETRLTSLLEIEYPIIQGGLAYLAYSELAAAVSNAGGLGQITAMSLPSPESLREEIRAVKKLTNKPFGVNYAIGQHGRPFEDMLQVAIDEKVPVISMTGGNPTPVFEQLKGTAIKKLVLVASKRQAIKAEQLGADAVMVVGQEGGGHIGKDDVSTMVLTPQVVDHISIPVVASGGIGDGRGLMAALALGAEGIEMGTRFIATKECTHAHPSYQQALVKGNETDTMLIKKSIGAPGRVVQNEWAEQIVKIENVTPTYEAIKTYISGTANQAFANKGMINEGFGWAGQVMGRINDVPSVQELFDRIFSEGNRIRSKWSL, encoded by the coding sequence ATAAAATCTTTAAGCGTTTGGAGTGAGAGTATGAATTGGGAAACACGTCTTACGTCATTATTAGAAATTGAATATCCAATTATTCAAGGTGGGTTGGCTTACTTAGCTTATTCTGAATTAGCAGCAGCTGTATCAAATGCAGGGGGTCTTGGACAAATTACAGCGATGTCCTTACCCTCTCCAGAATCATTAAGAGAAGAAATACGAGCAGTCAAGAAGTTGACAAACAAACCTTTTGGAGTAAATTATGCAATCGGTCAGCATGGTCGACCATTTGAAGATATGTTACAAGTTGCAATTGATGAGAAGGTACCAGTCATTTCTATGACGGGTGGGAACCCTACACCAGTATTCGAACAACTTAAAGGCACAGCTATTAAGAAGCTTGTCCTTGTCGCTTCTAAAAGGCAAGCTATTAAGGCTGAACAATTAGGTGCAGATGCAGTCATGGTAGTAGGTCAAGAGGGCGGAGGACATATTGGCAAAGACGACGTAAGCACAATGGTCTTGACACCTCAAGTTGTTGATCATATCTCTATACCTGTAGTCGCCTCTGGGGGAATAGGAGATGGAAGAGGTCTAATGGCAGCTTTAGCTCTAGGAGCGGAAGGGATTGAAATGGGGACGCGTTTCATTGCGACCAAAGAATGTACACATGCACACCCATCTTATCAACAAGCATTAGTCAAAGGGAATGAAACGGATACGATGCTGATAAAAAAATCGATAGGTGCACCAGGTAGAGTGGTTCAAAATGAATGGGCAGAGCAAATTGTGAAAATTGAAAATGTAACACCTACCTATGAAGCAATCAAAACTTATATTTCTGGAACGGCGAACCAAGCCTTTGCGAACAAAGGGATGATTAATGAAGGGTTTGGCTGGGCAGGTCAAGTGATGGGACGGATTAATGATGTGCCATCTGTTCAGGAGTTATTCGATCGAATATTTTCTGAAGGAAATCGAATAAGAAGTAAATGGAGCTTGTAA
- a CDS encoding YlaI family protein: MRVKCVLCDKIEKIKDESPLAKKLRNRPIHTYMCEACNSRIKDRTEERKASGNFVTYRDSSIDDTW, from the coding sequence ATGCGAGTAAAGTGTGTACTATGCGATAAAATAGAAAAAATTAAAGATGAAAGTCCGTTAGCAAAGAAACTACGTAACAGACCCATTCATACGTATATGTGTGAAGCGTGCAATTCCCGAATTAAAGATAGAACAGAAGAACGCAAAGCTTCTGGAAATTTTGTGACTTATAGAGATTCATCTATTGATGATACTTGGTAA
- a CDS encoding inositol monophosphatase family protein has translation MDWAYQAGSIIRESFKKQLTIETKSNADDLVTNMDKDVERYFIDNIRKHHPDHQILGEEGSGDDVNSLEGTVWIIDPIDGTMNFVHQQTNFAISIGVYHEGVGKVGIIYSVVNDEMFHAIAGSGAFLNDYPLSKLSEVELEKSLIAINATWITKNKLMNPSKLIPIVDGCRGTRSYGSAAIELAFVAAGRLDAYITMRLSPWDFAAGKILIEEVGGTISTLDGTPLNLLGQNSIFAGSTSLHHHILKDYLHDSKS, from the coding sequence ATGGATTGGGCATATCAAGCCGGGTCGATTATTCGAGAGTCGTTTAAAAAGCAATTAACGATCGAAACAAAATCTAATGCTGATGATTTAGTTACGAACATGGATAAAGATGTGGAAAGATATTTCATAGATAATATTAGAAAACATCATCCAGATCACCAAATACTAGGTGAAGAAGGAAGTGGAGATGATGTCAATTCTTTAGAAGGTACGGTTTGGATCATTGATCCAATTGATGGAACAATGAACTTTGTTCATCAACAAACAAACTTTGCGATCTCAATTGGTGTTTATCATGAAGGGGTCGGAAAAGTTGGAATTATTTACAGCGTGGTAAATGATGAAATGTTTCATGCAATAGCGGGTAGTGGTGCATTCTTAAATGATTATCCATTATCCAAACTTTCCGAAGTTGAACTCGAAAAGTCTCTTATTGCAATTAACGCGACTTGGATTACTAAGAATAAACTAATGAATCCATCAAAGCTAATTCCTATTGTAGATGGATGTAGAGGAACAAGATCGTATGGATCAGCTGCAATAGAGCTTGCATTTGTTGCCGCTGGTAGGCTGGATGCTTATATTACAATGCGACTATCGCCTTGGGATTTTGCAGCAGGAAAAATATTAATTGAAGAAGTTGGTGGAACGATTTCTACATTAGATGGAACGCCTTTAAATCTACTTGGCCAAAATTCCATTTTCGCAGGATCTACTAGTCTCCATCATCACATTTTAAAAGATTACCTGCATGACAGTAAATCCTGA
- a CDS encoding YhcN/YlaJ family sporulation lipoprotein translates to MRIIPRLLILSFFMILIACQNNEHDESIADDTKPIEVKQSVEYNKQERKSSRQISKRLVDLATKVPDVKDATAVVIGKYAIVGIDVDDNLDRSRVGSIKYSVAEALQHDPYGANAAITADPDIFSRLKEMGKQIGEGKPLSGILEELAAITGRLIPEIPGKINKKEPDPIRKNDKNLPQEEEDKLQDQQEKQGKSKPSDPDKVKEQ, encoded by the coding sequence TTGCGGATTATTCCTCGTTTATTAATTTTGTCTTTCTTCATGATTCTAATTGCATGTCAAAATAACGAACATGATGAAAGCATTGCTGATGACACTAAACCAATTGAAGTTAAGCAAAGTGTGGAATACAATAAGCAAGAGCGAAAGAGTTCAAGACAAATTTCTAAGAGACTAGTGGATCTAGCAACAAAAGTTCCTGATGTTAAGGATGCAACTGCAGTCGTAATCGGGAAATATGCAATCGTGGGAATCGACGTGGATGATAATCTTGATCGGTCTAGGGTTGGGTCAATCAAGTATAGTGTTGCTGAAGCATTACAGCATGATCCATATGGCGCGAATGCCGCAATTACTGCAGACCCCGACATATTTTCTCGCTTGAAAGAGATGGGTAAACAAATAGGAGAAGGAAAACCTTTATCTGGCATTTTAGAAGAACTTGCTGCCATTACAGGTCGACTCATACCAGAAATACCGGGGAAAATTAATAAAAAAGAACCTGATCCGATACGTAAGAATGATAAAAATTTGCCTCAAGAAGAAGAGGATAAGTTACAAGACCAACAAGAAAAACAAGGAAAGAGTAAACCTAGCGATCCTGACAAAGTTAAAGAACAATAA
- a CDS encoding peptidyl-prolyl cis-trans isomerase, producing the protein MESIVFIKGNVNYTITLDPGVWIFDDRKVDLDTYFDEQPLKVEDHYAKRVAEHWERERKEGAKGPVNTNQNKIQYDKEELFSKSYGIPFLPFLENASPNESASKVEFQTSTDESLIMSLDEAKAGILGFSKNGKPLSDGPVHFYYADGSNRQQPFRNIVRMVVK; encoded by the coding sequence TTGGAATCTATCGTATTTATTAAAGGGAATGTAAATTATACAATCACATTAGATCCTGGTGTATGGATCTTTGATGACCGAAAAGTTGATTTAGACACATATTTTGATGAACAACCGTTAAAGGTGGAAGACCATTATGCCAAACGTGTAGCTGAACATTGGGAGCGTGAACGAAAAGAAGGTGCTAAAGGTCCTGTAAATACAAATCAAAACAAAATTCAATATGATAAAGAAGAATTATTTTCTAAGTCGTATGGGATTCCTTTCTTACCATTTTTAGAAAATGCCAGCCCAAATGAAAGTGCTTCTAAAGTTGAATTTCAAACTTCAACTGATGAATCATTAATCATGAGCCTTGATGAAGCTAAGGCAGGGATACTCGGGTTTTCCAAAAATGGAAAACCATTAAGTGACGGTCCAGTTCATTTCTATTATGCTGATGGATCAAACCGTCAACAACCTTTCCGAAATATCGTAAGAATGGTTGTAAAATAA
- the typA gene encoding translational GTPase TypA, with protein sequence MNLREEIRNIAIIAHVDHGKTTLVDQMLHQSGTFRDNEQVSERAMDSNDLEKERGITILAKNTAINYNDKRINIMDTPGHADFGGEVERIMKMVDGVLLLVDAYEGCMPQTRFVLKKALEQKLTPIVVVNKIDRPFARPSEVVDEVLDLFIELGADDDQLEFPVVYASALNGTASEDPEPDNQDEDMTAIFNSILEHIPAPVDTSEEPLQFQVALLDYNDYLGRIGIGRVFRGKIKVGQSVALMKLDGSVKNFRVTKLFGFLGLKRVEINEAVSGDLIAVSGMEEINVGETVCPENHQDPLPILRIDEPTIQMTFLVNNSPFAGREGKYVTSRKIEERLRAQLETDVSLRVDNTDSPDVWTVSGRGELHLSILIENMRREGFELQVSKPIVIIREIDGQKCEPVERVQIDVPEDHTGAIMESLGERKGEMVNMVNHGNGQVRLEFLVPARGLIGYTTEFLTLTRGYGILNHTFDSYQPVIQSKIGGRRAGVLVSMESGKSSQYGIINVEDRGTIFVEPGTEIYEGMIVGEHNRENDITVNLTKVKQLTNMRSSGKDNTVSMKKARVMTLEEALEYLNDDEYCEVTPESIRLRKKILNKSDRERIEKKNKLEQNS encoded by the coding sequence TTGAATCTTCGAGAAGAGATCAGAAACATAGCCATTATTGCCCACGTAGACCACGGAAAAACAACATTGGTGGACCAAATGTTACATCAATCCGGAACGTTCCGTGATAACGAACAAGTCAGTGAACGTGCTATGGATTCTAACGACTTAGAAAAAGAACGCGGAATTACGATTCTCGCTAAGAACACAGCGATTAACTATAACGATAAACGTATTAACATCATGGATACACCTGGACATGCTGACTTCGGTGGAGAAGTAGAACGAATCATGAAAATGGTTGATGGTGTTCTTTTGCTTGTAGATGCATATGAAGGCTGTATGCCTCAAACAAGATTCGTACTTAAGAAAGCACTAGAACAAAAGCTTACTCCAATCGTTGTGGTTAATAAGATAGACCGTCCGTTTGCTCGTCCTTCAGAAGTTGTTGATGAGGTCCTCGATTTATTTATCGAGCTAGGCGCAGACGACGATCAATTGGAATTTCCTGTCGTATATGCATCCGCCCTCAATGGAACGGCAAGTGAAGATCCTGAGCCAGACAATCAAGATGAAGATATGACGGCAATCTTCAATTCAATTCTAGAACACATCCCTGCACCTGTAGATACAAGCGAAGAACCTTTACAATTTCAAGTAGCGTTGCTTGACTATAACGATTATTTAGGGCGAATTGGGATCGGTCGAGTATTTAGAGGAAAGATTAAAGTAGGACAAAGTGTAGCGCTTATGAAGTTGGACGGTAGTGTGAAGAATTTCCGTGTAACTAAATTGTTTGGATTCCTAGGTCTTAAACGAGTTGAGATCAATGAAGCAGTTTCTGGAGATTTGATTGCTGTTTCAGGAATGGAAGAAATTAATGTAGGGGAAACAGTATGTCCTGAAAATCACCAAGATCCCCTTCCAATCTTACGTATTGATGAGCCTACTATTCAAATGACATTCCTAGTGAACAACAGTCCGTTTGCAGGCCGAGAAGGTAAGTACGTAACTAGTCGTAAGATTGAAGAGCGTTTGAGAGCGCAATTAGAGACAGATGTTAGTTTACGCGTTGATAATACGGATTCACCGGATGTTTGGACAGTTTCAGGTAGAGGTGAATTACACTTATCAATCCTCATAGAAAATATGAGAAGAGAAGGGTTCGAGCTACAGGTTTCTAAACCTATCGTAATCATCCGTGAAATTGATGGGCAAAAATGTGAACCTGTAGAGCGCGTTCAAATTGACGTACCTGAAGACCATACTGGAGCGATTATGGAGTCACTAGGCGAGCGAAAAGGTGAAATGGTTAACATGGTCAATCATGGTAATGGCCAAGTTCGTCTTGAATTCTTAGTGCCAGCACGTGGTCTAATTGGATATACGACAGAATTCCTTACCTTAACAAGAGGTTATGGTATTTTAAATCATACATTTGATAGCTATCAGCCAGTCATTCAATCCAAAATTGGTGGTCGTAGAGCGGGCGTACTCGTTTCTATGGAATCAGGTAAATCTTCACAATACGGAATTATCAACGTAGAAGATCGTGGAACGATTTTCGTTGAACCGGGTACTGAGATTTATGAAGGCATGATTGTTGGAGAACACAATCGTGAAAATGACATAACGGTAAACTTGACGAAAGTGAAACAACTGACAAACATGCGTTCGTCTGGAAAAGATAACACCGTATCAATGAAGAAGGCTCGTGTAATGACTCTTGAAGAAGCACTTGAGTATTTGAATGATGACGAGTACTGTGAGGTTACTCCAGAATCAATTCGATTGCGCAAAAAGATACTAAACAAAAGTGATCGTGAGCGCATTGAGAAGAAAAACAAGTTAGAACAAAATTCATAA
- a CDS encoding DUF5325 family protein, which translates to MNMKSLIFILISISVTLCIALIGVAIGEQSLTLAILALVGVFILMGLGFTLKKKFRENNQ; encoded by the coding sequence ATGAACATGAAATCATTAATCTTTATTTTAATATCTATATCTGTCACTTTATGTATTGCATTAATCGGTGTTGCCATTGGCGAACAAAGCCTTACTTTAGCTATTCTTGCTCTAGTTGGTGTATTTATCCTAATGGGCTTAGGTTTCACGTTAAAGAAAAAATTTAGAGAAAATAACCAATAG
- a CDS encoding YlaH-like family protein, with protein MSVDVNERLQFFAKLYNVTGENGQIGMWYLYFTILLLSIVVFKLGFSRKLPLLKAAVVYLFLALGCTILTFFAVFLPVAEGLMVASAILIIYKIRLYQSKKEQSES; from the coding sequence TTGAGTGTCGATGTAAATGAACGTCTTCAATTCTTTGCTAAGCTATATAATGTCACAGGTGAAAATGGACAAATCGGAATGTGGTATTTGTATTTCACAATCCTCCTCTTATCGATTGTCGTTTTCAAGCTAGGTTTCTCAAGGAAGCTCCCTTTACTAAAGGCAGCTGTTGTTTATTTGTTCTTAGCACTTGGATGTACGATTTTAACCTTTTTCGCTGTTTTTCTTCCGGTAGCAGAAGGATTAATGGTGGCATCAGCCATCTTAATCATATATAAAATTAGGTTATATCAATCGAAGAAAGAACAAAGCGAATCATAA
- a CDS encoding YktB family protein, which yields MNFNGFSKKDFNVFNIQGLDARMEGIQDHIRPKLEQLGEYFTPSLSAATGEEMFYHTAKHARRTVNPPDDTWVAFSTSNRGYKKHPHFQIGLFESHLFVWFAVIYESPIKQDFAEELQKHQSDILNEIPKHFVWSIDHTKPESIPHEKVDKERFSEMTTRLKNIKKAELLCGIHIPKNDQRLKDGEALLSVIDQTFNTLLPLYRYAQNAYASS from the coding sequence ATGAATTTCAATGGCTTTTCAAAAAAAGATTTTAATGTATTCAACATACAAGGCTTAGATGCAAGGATGGAAGGCATTCAAGATCATATACGACCTAAACTAGAACAACTTGGTGAGTACTTTACTCCATCTCTTTCAGCAGCCACTGGAGAAGAAATGTTTTACCACACGGCGAAGCATGCTCGGAGAACAGTAAATCCTCCTGATGATACTTGGGTTGCTTTCTCGACGAGTAATCGTGGGTATAAGAAACATCCCCACTTTCAAATCGGGTTATTTGAGAGTCACCTGTTCGTATGGTTTGCGGTCATTTATGAATCTCCAATTAAACAGGACTTTGCTGAAGAATTGCAGAAACACCAGAGTGACATTTTAAATGAAATTCCTAAACATTTTGTTTGGTCCATTGATCATACAAAGCCTGAATCCATTCCACATGAGAAAGTTGATAAAGAAAGATTTTCTGAAATGACTACTCGCTTGAAAAACATTAAGAAAGCTGAACTACTTTGTGGCATTCACATTCCGAAAAATGACCAAAGACTAAAAGACGGAGAAGCATTACTTTCAGTAATAGATCAGACTTTCAACACACTTTTACCTTTATATCGATATGCGCAAAATGCTTACGCTTCAAGCTGA
- a CDS encoding pyridoxamine 5'-phosphate oxidase family protein, which translates to MVATKSVSSLNELQYQLLQKECYVVVNSVDPVAHTPYVNAISWVYAPDVETIVFAVDNRSKAVKNIEENEHISITLIEDETTSVINGTAEIIDRQIDSVPIKLALIKVHINEIRDAMFYGAKIAQPPKYEKTYDPQAAARLDKQVMDALKRASS; encoded by the coding sequence ATGGTGGCGACCAAAAGTGTATCATCATTGAATGAATTACAGTATCAATTATTGCAAAAGGAATGTTATGTGGTGGTCAATTCCGTTGATCCAGTCGCACATACACCATACGTGAATGCAATATCTTGGGTGTATGCTCCAGATGTTGAAACCATTGTGTTCGCTGTGGACAACCGTTCGAAGGCTGTAAAAAATATTGAAGAAAATGAACATATCTCAATAACGTTGATTGAGGATGAAACCACTTCTGTCATTAACGGAACTGCAGAAATCATTGACAGACAAATTGATTCTGTCCCAATTAAACTTGCTTTAATTAAGGTTCATATTAATGAAATTAGAGACGCGATGTTCTATGGAGCGAAGATTGCTCAACCCCCTAAATATGAGAAGACATACGATCCTCAGGCTGCAGCCAGGTTAGATAAGCAAGTCATGGATGCTCTTAAAAGAGCCAGTTCTTAA